The following coding sequences are from one Thunnus maccoyii chromosome 17, fThuMac1.1, whole genome shotgun sequence window:
- the LOC121882944 gene encoding potassium voltage-gated channel subfamily H member 5-like isoform X2: protein MHGGKRGLVAPQNTFLENIVRRSSETSFLLGNAQIVEWPVVYSNDGFCKLSGYHRAEVMHRSSTCNFMYGELTDKKTIDKIRQTFDNYESNFYEVLLYAKSRTPIWLYMQVAPIRNENDKVVLFLCTFRDITLFKQPIEDEATRGWTKFARLTRALTNNRNLVQQLAPLSKTEVTHKPSRLVEALQLGSDILPQYKQEAPKTPPHIILHYCTFKTTWDWVILILTFYTAIMVPYNVSFKTKQNNLAWLVLDSIVDVIFLIDIVLNFHTTFVGPAGEVISDAKLIRMNYVKTWFVIDLLSCLPYDIINAFENVDEDVITSASPASHVRDASHFHRNSTRMEDSVLPGLSSLFSSLKVIRLLRLGRVARKLDHYLEYGAAVLVLLVCVFGLVAHWLACIWYSIGDYEVIDETTNTIKTDSWLYQLALSIGTPYRYNTSGTGQWEGGPNKDTLYISSLYFTMTSLTTIGFGNIAPTTDGEKIFSVAMMMVGSLLYATIFGNVTTIFQQMYTNTNRYHEMLNNVRDFLKLYQVPKGLSERVMDFIVSTWAMSKGIDTDKVLSICPKDMRADICVHLNRQVFNDHPAFRLASDGCLRSLAVEFQTTHCAPGDLIFHIGESVDTLCFVVSGSLEVIQDDEVIAILGKGDVFGDVFWKETTLARACANVRALTYCDLHVIRREALMRVLDFYTAFANSFSRNLILTCNLRKRIVFRKIADMKREQERQRNEVTLSIPEDHPVRKLFQRFRQQRDGQTPEESYFDHSFVQVEPQHHQRTDSNSYTQCQTLSPQQQEYSSTVQNNAPCTGGGGAASECSMAVPLQDSQVFIHTEKSEQSCAQEVEESRLRPCAENQMCQRVNSPVQRSGAGGEGAGGGATSRGGARGWAKFRKGTSVAPPPPAVEQEKQPQKPEDWPKGSQSSEQLAAANKNQDSEESGETGSTEGSKSAGEAGDETSALHKTDSCDSGITKSDLRIDRAGDSRSSFERSPMEKSPMERNPFEHSLGVDSEVSLKHTFVQPVSEQALLQATLHEAKLELKADIQILSGRLSVLESHVSEILRLLSLKRRLSLPPTSSPKARVRSQDSASRPVTPKTDDGPF from the exons ATGCATGGGGGCAAGAGAGGACTGGTGGCTCcgcaaaacacttttttggaaaatattgtCCGGCGTTCCAGCG AAACCAGTTTCCTGTTGGGAAATGCACAGATTGTGGAGTGGCCGGTTGTATACAGCAACGATGGATTCTGCAAGCTGTCTGGCTACCACAGAGCTGAGGTCATGCACAGGAGCAGCACGTGCAA TTTCATGTACGGTGAGCTGACCGATAAGAAGACAATAGACAAAATCAGACAAACGTTTGACAACTATGAGTCCAATTTCTACGAGGTGCTGCTCTATGCAAAGAGTA GAACACCAATATGGCTTTACATGCAGGTCGCCCCGATCAGGAATGAGAATGACAAGGTGGTGCTTTTCCTCTGTACCTTCAGAGATATTACACTTTTCAAACAACCGATTGAAGATGAAGCAACTAGAG GATGGACAAAATTTGCCAGGCTGACGCGGGCACTGACCAACAATCGCAACCTGGTGCAACAGTTAGCGCCGCTGAGCAAGACTGAGGTCACCCATAAGCCCTCCAGACTGGTTGAG GCTCTCCAGCTGGGATCAGACATCCTCCCTCAGTACAAGCAAGAAGCCCCTAAGACCCCTCCACACATCATCCTCCACTACTGTACCTTCAAGACCACATGGGACTGGgtcatcctcatcctcaccttCTACACCGCCATCATGGTGCCCTATAACGTCTCATTTAAGACCAAGCAAAACAATTTGGCATGGTTGGTGCTGGACAGCATCGTGGACGTCATCTTTTTGATTGACATCGTGCTCAACTTCCACACTACCTTCGTGGGTCCCGCTGGAGAGGTCATTTCAGATGCGAAGCTGATACGAATGAATTACGTGAAAACGTGGTTTGTCATTGACCTGCTGTCCTGTCTGCCCTATGACATCATTAACGCCTTTGAAAATGTGGATGAG GATGTCATCACATCTGCTTCTCCAGCGAGTCATGTCCGTGACGCCTCCCATTTCCATAGGAATAGCACAAGGATGGAGGACTCTGTGTTACCA GGTCTCAGCAGCCTCTTCAGCTCCCTAAAAGTCATCCGCCTGCTCCGTTTAGGCCGAGTGGCCCGGAAATTGGACCACTACCTGGAGTACGGGGCAGCCGTCCTGGTTCTGCTGGTGTGTGTCTTCGGCCTCGTGGCCCACTGGCTGGCCTGCATCTGGTACAGCATCGGGGACTATGAGGTCATCGACGAGACCACAAATACCATCAAGACAGACAGTTGGCTCTACCAGTTGGCCCTGAGTATTGGTACTCCTTACCGCTACAACACCAGTGGTACCGGCCAGTGGGAGGGCGGCCCAAACAAAGACACGCTGTACATTTCCTCTCTTTACTTCACCATGACGAGTCTCACCACCATCGGGTTTGGCAACATTGCTCCGACCACAGATGGTGAAAAGATTTTCTCCGTTGCTATGATGATGGTGGGCT CGCTGCTCTATGCCACCATCTTTGGAAATGTCACCACCATCTTCCAGCAGATGTACACCAACACAAACCGCTACCATGAGATGCTCAACAACGTGCGCGACTTCCTCAAGCTTTATCAGGTTCCCAAAGGTCTGAGTGAGAGAGTCATGGACTTCATTGTCTCCACCTGGGCCATGTCTAAGGGCATCGACACAGAtaag GTTCTCTCAATTTGTCCCAAAGACATGCGAGCAGACATCTGCGTCCACCTGAACAGACAAGTGTTCAACGACCACCCAGCGTTTCGTCTGGCCAGTGACGGCTGCTTGCGCTCTCTAGCTGTGGAGTTTCAGACCACACACTGTGCACCTGGAGACCTAATCTTCCATATCGGCGAGAGCGTCGACACCCTCTGCTTTGTAGTCTCTGGTTCACTTGAAGTCATCCAGGATGATGAGGTCATTGCAATACTAG GTAAAGGTGACGTGTTTGGAGACGTGTTCTGGAAAGAGACCACGCTGGCCCGTGCTTGTGCAAATGTCCGCGCCCTGACTTACTGCGATCTGCATGTCATCAGGAGAGAAGCTCTGATGAGGGTGCTGGACTTTTACACAGCATTCGCCAACTCATTTTCCCGCAACCTCATCCTCACCTGCAATCTACGAAAACGG ATAGTCTTCAGAAAGATTGCTGACATGAAGAGGGAGCAGGAGCGCCAGAGAAACGAGGTGACTCTCTCCATTCCTGAAGACCACCCGGTTCGCAAGCTGTTCCAGAGGTTCAGGCAGCAGAGAGACGGTCAAACACCAGAAGAATCTTACTTCGATCATAGCTTTGTGCAGGTGGAACCGCAGCACCACCAACGCACGGACTCAAACTCTTACACGCAATGTCAGACTCTATCTCCTCAGCAGCAGGAGTACAGCTCCACAGTGCAGAATAATGCACCCTGTACAGGAGGGGGAGGTGCAGCCAGTGAATGTAGCATGGCCGTCCCTCTGCAGGACTCACAAGTTTTTATCCATACTGAAAAGTCAGAGCAAAGCTGTGCACAAGAGGTCGAGGAGTCTAGATTAAGGCCTTGTGCAGAGAATCAGATGTGTCAGAGGGTCAACAGCCCTGTGCAGAGGAGTGGTGCAGGTGGAGAGGGAGCTGGAGGTGGCGCCACCAGCCGGGGAGGCGCTCGAGGCTGGGCAAAGTTTAGAAAAGGCACCTCTGTTGCACCACCGCCTCCTGCTGTTGAGCAGGAAAAGCAGCCGCAGAAGCCGGAGGACTGGCCTAAAGGATCACAGTCCTCAGAACAATTAGCAGCTGCTAACAAGAACCAGGACTCAGAGGAAAGCGGAGAGACGGGGAGCACAGAGGGCAGCAAGAGTGCAGGAGAAGCAGGTGACGAAACAAGCGCCCTGCACAAAACAGACTCCTGCGACAGTGGAATTACAAAGAGCGATCTGCGTATCGACCGAGCCGGAGATTCAAGAAGCTCCTTTGAGCGAAGCCCGATGGAAAAAAGCCCAATGGAGAGAAATCCATTCGAGCACAGTCTCGGGGTTGACAGCGAGGTctccctcaaacacacttttGTGCAGCCAGTGTCGGAACAAGCTCTCCTTCAAGCGACGCTGCATGAAGCCAAACTGGAGCTGAAGGCGGACATTCAGATACTGAGTGGCCGACTGTCGGTCCTCGAGTCTCATGTGAGCGAGATCCTCAGGTTGCTGTCTTTAAAAAGAAGACTCTCGCTGCCGCCGACTTCGTCCCCAAAGGCAAGAGTCAGGAGTCAAGACTCTGCTTCGAGGCCTGTCACACCAAAAACAGATGATGGACCCTTTTGA
- the LOC121882944 gene encoding potassium voltage-gated channel subfamily H member 5-like isoform X1 encodes MHRSSTCNFMYGELTDKKTIDKIRQTFDNYESNFYEVLLYAKSRTPIWLYMQVAPIRNENDKVVLFLCTFRDITLFKQPIEDEATRGWTKFARLTRALTNNRNLVQQLAPLSKTEVTHKPSRLVEALQLGSDILPQYKQEAPKTPPHIILHYCTFKTTWDWVILILTFYTAIMVPYNVSFKTKQNNLAWLVLDSIVDVIFLIDIVLNFHTTFVGPAGEVISDAKLIRMNYVKTWFVIDLLSCLPYDIINAFENVDEDVITSASPASHVRDASHFHRNSTRMEDSVLPGLSSLFSSLKVIRLLRLGRVARKLDHYLEYGAAVLVLLVCVFGLVAHWLACIWYSIGDYEVIDETTNTIKTDSWLYQLALSIGTPYRYNTSGTGQWEGGPNKDTLYISSLYFTMTSLTTIGFGNIAPTTDGEKIFSVAMMMVGSLLYATIFGNVTTIFQQMYTNTNRYHEMLNNVRDFLKLYQVPKGLSERVMDFIVSTWAMSKGIDTDKVLSICPKDMRADICVHLNRQVFNDHPAFRLASDGCLRSLAVEFQTTHCAPGDLIFHIGESVDTLCFVVSGSLEVIQDDEVIAILGKGDVFGDVFWKETTLARACANVRALTYCDLHVIRREALMRVLDFYTAFANSFSRNLILTCNLRKRIVFRKIADMKREQERQRNEVTLSIPEDHPVRKLFQRFRQQRDGQTPEESYFDHSFVQVEPQHHQRTDSNSYTQCQTLSPQQQEYSSTVQNNAPCTGGGGAASECSMAVPLQDSQVFIHTEKSEQSCAQEVEESRLRPCAENQMCQRVNSPVQRSGAGGEGAGGGATSRGGARGWAKFRKGTSVAPPPPAVEQEKQPQKPEDWPKGSQSSEQLAAANKNQDSEESGETGSTEGSKSAGEAGDETSALHKTDSCDSGITKSDLRIDRAGDSRSSFERSPMEKSPMERNPFEHSLGVDSEVSLKHTFVQPVSEQALLQATLHEAKLELKADIQILSGRLSVLESHVSEILRLLSLKRRLSLPPTSSPKARVRSQDSASRPVTPKTDDGPF; translated from the exons ATGCACAGGAGCAGCACGTGCAA TTTCATGTACGGTGAGCTGACCGATAAGAAGACAATAGACAAAATCAGACAAACGTTTGACAACTATGAGTCCAATTTCTACGAGGTGCTGCTCTATGCAAAGAGTA GAACACCAATATGGCTTTACATGCAGGTCGCCCCGATCAGGAATGAGAATGACAAGGTGGTGCTTTTCCTCTGTACCTTCAGAGATATTACACTTTTCAAACAACCGATTGAAGATGAAGCAACTAGAG GATGGACAAAATTTGCCAGGCTGACGCGGGCACTGACCAACAATCGCAACCTGGTGCAACAGTTAGCGCCGCTGAGCAAGACTGAGGTCACCCATAAGCCCTCCAGACTGGTTGAG GCTCTCCAGCTGGGATCAGACATCCTCCCTCAGTACAAGCAAGAAGCCCCTAAGACCCCTCCACACATCATCCTCCACTACTGTACCTTCAAGACCACATGGGACTGGgtcatcctcatcctcaccttCTACACCGCCATCATGGTGCCCTATAACGTCTCATTTAAGACCAAGCAAAACAATTTGGCATGGTTGGTGCTGGACAGCATCGTGGACGTCATCTTTTTGATTGACATCGTGCTCAACTTCCACACTACCTTCGTGGGTCCCGCTGGAGAGGTCATTTCAGATGCGAAGCTGATACGAATGAATTACGTGAAAACGTGGTTTGTCATTGACCTGCTGTCCTGTCTGCCCTATGACATCATTAACGCCTTTGAAAATGTGGATGAG GATGTCATCACATCTGCTTCTCCAGCGAGTCATGTCCGTGACGCCTCCCATTTCCATAGGAATAGCACAAGGATGGAGGACTCTGTGTTACCA GGTCTCAGCAGCCTCTTCAGCTCCCTAAAAGTCATCCGCCTGCTCCGTTTAGGCCGAGTGGCCCGGAAATTGGACCACTACCTGGAGTACGGGGCAGCCGTCCTGGTTCTGCTGGTGTGTGTCTTCGGCCTCGTGGCCCACTGGCTGGCCTGCATCTGGTACAGCATCGGGGACTATGAGGTCATCGACGAGACCACAAATACCATCAAGACAGACAGTTGGCTCTACCAGTTGGCCCTGAGTATTGGTACTCCTTACCGCTACAACACCAGTGGTACCGGCCAGTGGGAGGGCGGCCCAAACAAAGACACGCTGTACATTTCCTCTCTTTACTTCACCATGACGAGTCTCACCACCATCGGGTTTGGCAACATTGCTCCGACCACAGATGGTGAAAAGATTTTCTCCGTTGCTATGATGATGGTGGGCT CGCTGCTCTATGCCACCATCTTTGGAAATGTCACCACCATCTTCCAGCAGATGTACACCAACACAAACCGCTACCATGAGATGCTCAACAACGTGCGCGACTTCCTCAAGCTTTATCAGGTTCCCAAAGGTCTGAGTGAGAGAGTCATGGACTTCATTGTCTCCACCTGGGCCATGTCTAAGGGCATCGACACAGAtaag GTTCTCTCAATTTGTCCCAAAGACATGCGAGCAGACATCTGCGTCCACCTGAACAGACAAGTGTTCAACGACCACCCAGCGTTTCGTCTGGCCAGTGACGGCTGCTTGCGCTCTCTAGCTGTGGAGTTTCAGACCACACACTGTGCACCTGGAGACCTAATCTTCCATATCGGCGAGAGCGTCGACACCCTCTGCTTTGTAGTCTCTGGTTCACTTGAAGTCATCCAGGATGATGAGGTCATTGCAATACTAG GTAAAGGTGACGTGTTTGGAGACGTGTTCTGGAAAGAGACCACGCTGGCCCGTGCTTGTGCAAATGTCCGCGCCCTGACTTACTGCGATCTGCATGTCATCAGGAGAGAAGCTCTGATGAGGGTGCTGGACTTTTACACAGCATTCGCCAACTCATTTTCCCGCAACCTCATCCTCACCTGCAATCTACGAAAACGG ATAGTCTTCAGAAAGATTGCTGACATGAAGAGGGAGCAGGAGCGCCAGAGAAACGAGGTGACTCTCTCCATTCCTGAAGACCACCCGGTTCGCAAGCTGTTCCAGAGGTTCAGGCAGCAGAGAGACGGTCAAACACCAGAAGAATCTTACTTCGATCATAGCTTTGTGCAGGTGGAACCGCAGCACCACCAACGCACGGACTCAAACTCTTACACGCAATGTCAGACTCTATCTCCTCAGCAGCAGGAGTACAGCTCCACAGTGCAGAATAATGCACCCTGTACAGGAGGGGGAGGTGCAGCCAGTGAATGTAGCATGGCCGTCCCTCTGCAGGACTCACAAGTTTTTATCCATACTGAAAAGTCAGAGCAAAGCTGTGCACAAGAGGTCGAGGAGTCTAGATTAAGGCCTTGTGCAGAGAATCAGATGTGTCAGAGGGTCAACAGCCCTGTGCAGAGGAGTGGTGCAGGTGGAGAGGGAGCTGGAGGTGGCGCCACCAGCCGGGGAGGCGCTCGAGGCTGGGCAAAGTTTAGAAAAGGCACCTCTGTTGCACCACCGCCTCCTGCTGTTGAGCAGGAAAAGCAGCCGCAGAAGCCGGAGGACTGGCCTAAAGGATCACAGTCCTCAGAACAATTAGCAGCTGCTAACAAGAACCAGGACTCAGAGGAAAGCGGAGAGACGGGGAGCACAGAGGGCAGCAAGAGTGCAGGAGAAGCAGGTGACGAAACAAGCGCCCTGCACAAAACAGACTCCTGCGACAGTGGAATTACAAAGAGCGATCTGCGTATCGACCGAGCCGGAGATTCAAGAAGCTCCTTTGAGCGAAGCCCGATGGAAAAAAGCCCAATGGAGAGAAATCCATTCGAGCACAGTCTCGGGGTTGACAGCGAGGTctccctcaaacacacttttGTGCAGCCAGTGTCGGAACAAGCTCTCCTTCAAGCGACGCTGCATGAAGCCAAACTGGAGCTGAAGGCGGACATTCAGATACTGAGTGGCCGACTGTCGGTCCTCGAGTCTCATGTGAGCGAGATCCTCAGGTTGCTGTCTTTAAAAAGAAGACTCTCGCTGCCGCCGACTTCGTCCCCAAAGGCAAGAGTCAGGAGTCAAGACTCTGCTTCGAGGCCTGTCACACCAAAAACAGATGATGGACCCTTTTGA